A genomic segment from Streptomyces sp. NBC_01233 encodes:
- a CDS encoding VWA domain-containing protein translates to MNGVDGDAGVRDIADGAAGERLRRWRMVLGGGEADGTGCALGGRDAAMDAALGALYGGDGGPRKGSGARSAGLGGSAPNVARWLGDIRTYFPSSVVQVMQRDAIERLGLSTLLLEPEMLEAVEPDVHLVGTLLSLNKAMPETTKETARAVVRKVVEQLEKKLAARTRATLTGALDRSARISRPRHHDIDWDRTIRANLKNYLPEYRTVVPERLIGYGRAAQSVKKEVILCIDQSGSMAASVVYASVFGAVLASMRSIATRLVVFDTAVVDLTDQLDDPVDVLFGTQLGGGTDINRALAYCQSKITRPADTVVVLISDLYEGGIRNEMLKRVAAMKGAGVEFVTLLALSDEGAPAYDREHAAALAALGAPAFACTPDLFPEVMAAALEKRPLPTP, encoded by the coding sequence ATGAACGGTGTGGATGGGGACGCGGGAGTGCGGGACATCGCGGACGGGGCCGCAGGGGAGCGGTTGCGGCGGTGGCGGATGGTGCTGGGCGGGGGTGAGGCCGATGGGACCGGGTGTGCGCTGGGCGGGCGGGATGCGGCGATGGATGCCGCGCTCGGCGCGCTGTACGGGGGCGACGGGGGGCCGCGAAAGGGATCGGGGGCGCGGTCGGCGGGGCTCGGCGGGTCCGCGCCGAACGTGGCGCGCTGGCTCGGGGACATCCGCACCTACTTCCCCAGCTCGGTGGTCCAGGTGATGCAGCGCGACGCGATCGAGCGGCTCGGTCTGTCCACGCTGCTGCTGGAACCGGAGATGCTGGAGGCCGTCGAGCCGGATGTGCACCTCGTGGGCACGCTGCTGTCGCTGAACAAGGCGATGCCCGAGACGACGAAGGAGACGGCGCGGGCCGTGGTCCGCAAGGTGGTCGAGCAGCTGGAGAAGAAGCTCGCGGCGCGGACCCGGGCGACGCTGACCGGCGCCCTCGACCGGTCCGCGCGGATCAGCCGCCCCCGCCACCACGACATCGACTGGGACCGCACGATCCGGGCCAACCTCAAGAACTACCTGCCCGAGTACCGGACCGTCGTCCCCGAGCGGCTGATCGGATACGGCCGGGCGGCGCAATCGGTGAAGAAGGAGGTGATCCTCTGCATCGACCAGTCGGGTTCGATGGCGGCCTCCGTCGTCTACGCCTCCGTCTTCGGCGCGGTGCTGGCCTCGATGCGCTCGATCGCGACCCGGCTCGTCGTCTTCGACACCGCCGTCGTGGACCTCACCGATCAGCTCGACGACCCGGTCGACGTCCTCTTCGGCACCCAACTGGGTGGCGGCACCGACATCAACCGCGCCCTCGCCTACTGCCAGTCGAAGATCACCCGGCCCGCCGACACCGTCGTCGTCCTGATCAGTGATCTCTACGAGGGCGGCATCCGCAACGAGATGCTGAAGCGGGTCGCGGCGATGAAGGGGGCCGGGGTCGAGTTCGTGACCCTGCTGGCGCTGTCCGACGAGGGCGCCCCGGCCTACGACCGGGAGCACGCCGCCGCCCTTGCCGCGCTCGGCGCGCCGGCCTTCGCCTGCACCCCCGACCTGTTCCCGGAGGTCATGGCCGCGGCCCTGGAGAAGCGGCCCCTGCCGACCCCCTGA
- the sucC gene encoding ADP-forming succinate--CoA ligase subunit beta → MDLFEYQARDLFAKHGVPVLAGEVIDTPEAAREATERLGGKSVVKAQVKVGGRGKAGGVKLAATPDEAVARATDILGMDIKGHTVHKVMIAETAPEILEEYYVSYLLDRTNRTFLAMASVAGGMDIEQVAEETPEKLAKVPVNANEGVTIEKAREIVALAQFPAEVAEKVAEVLVTLWLTFIAEDALLVEVNPLAKVANGDVIALDGKVSLDENAEFRQPGHEEFVDHAAANPLEAAAKAKNLNYVKLDGEVGIIGNGAGLVMSTLDVVAYAGENHGGVKPANFLDIGGGASAAVMANGLEIILGDPDVKSVFVNVFGGITACDEVANGIVQALALLEEKGEAVTKPLVVRLDGNNAELGRKILSDANHPLVQRVDTMDGAADKAAELAAAK, encoded by the coding sequence GTGGACCTGTTCGAGTACCAGGCGAGGGACCTCTTCGCCAAGCACGGTGTACCGGTGCTGGCCGGTGAAGTCATCGACACGCCTGAGGCGGCTCGCGAGGCCACCGAGCGGCTGGGCGGCAAGTCGGTCGTCAAGGCGCAGGTGAAGGTCGGCGGCCGCGGCAAGGCCGGCGGCGTGAAGCTGGCCGCCACCCCGGACGAGGCCGTCGCCCGGGCGACGGACATCCTCGGCATGGACATCAAGGGCCACACGGTCCACAAGGTGATGATCGCCGAGACCGCTCCGGAGATCCTGGAGGAGTACTACGTCTCGTACCTCCTCGACCGCACCAACCGCACCTTCCTCGCCATGGCGTCGGTCGCGGGCGGCATGGACATCGAGCAGGTCGCCGAGGAGACCCCGGAGAAGCTCGCCAAGGTCCCGGTGAACGCCAACGAGGGCGTGACCATCGAGAAGGCCCGCGAGATCGTCGCGCTGGCGCAGTTCCCGGCCGAGGTCGCGGAGAAGGTCGCCGAGGTCCTCGTGACCCTGTGGCTGACCTTCATCGCCGAGGACGCGCTCCTCGTCGAGGTCAACCCGCTCGCGAAGGTCGCCAACGGCGACGTCATCGCGCTCGACGGCAAGGTCTCGCTCGACGAGAACGCCGAGTTCCGCCAGCCGGGCCACGAGGAGTTCGTGGACCACGCGGCCGCGAACCCGCTCGAGGCCGCCGCCAAGGCGAAGAACCTCAACTACGTCAAGCTCGACGGTGAGGTCGGCATCATCGGCAACGGCGCGGGTCTCGTCATGAGCACCCTCGACGTCGTCGCCTACGCCGGCGAGAACCACGGTGGCGTCAAGCCCGCCAACTTCCTGGACATCGGCGGTGGCGCCTCCGCCGCCGTCATGGCCAACGGTCTCGAGATCATCCTCGGCGACCCGGACGTCAAGTCCGTCTTCGTCAACGTCTTCGGTGGCATCACCGCCTGCGACGAGGTCGCCAACGGCATCGTCCAGGCGCTGGCCCTGCTGGAGGAGAAGGGCGAGGCGGTCACCAAGCCGCTCGTCGTCCGTCTCGACGGCAACAACGCCGAGCTGGGTCGCAAGATCCTCTCGGACGCCAACCACCCGCTGGTGCAGCGCGTGGACACCATGGACGGCGCGGCCGACAAGGCCGCCGAGCTCGCGGCTGCGAAGTAA